From the genome of Paraburkholderia aromaticivorans, one region includes:
- a CDS encoding phage tail tube protein encodes MASNLLAGIAKVSIDGVTRQLEGGAKYSPATVKREPLTGPDGFHGWKETPVPGSITMSLRDAGDMTVGDFNKLRNSTVVLELANGKIVTGRNMGTTEAQEVDTEDAKFEVKFEGPQVSEQTVSVS; translated from the coding sequence ATGGCCAGCAATCTTCTCGCCGGGATCGCAAAGGTTTCGATCGATGGCGTAACGCGTCAGCTCGAAGGCGGTGCCAAATACAGTCCGGCCACGGTGAAGCGCGAACCACTTACGGGTCCGGATGGATTTCACGGTTGGAAAGAGACGCCTGTCCCCGGCTCTATCACGATGTCGCTGCGCGACGCCGGCGACATGACCGTTGGCGACTTCAATAAGCTGCGCAATTCAACCGTGGTGCTCGAACTGGCCAACGGAAAGATCGTCACCGGCCGGAACATGGGCACGACCGAAGCGCAGGAAGTCGACACCGAGGACGCCAAGTTCGAAGTCAAGTTCGAGGGCCCGCAAGTGTCCGAACAAACCGTGTCGGTGAGCTAA
- a CDS encoding phage tail sheath subtilisin-like domain-containing protein encodes MSTIPFKVIPSGLRLPGSFFELDNSQANTAQGNQRALIIGQITASGIATPNVPIISGGTGDANLQGGASSMLANMLAAYRLNDSFGEVWYLPLADAAGATAATGSIAFTAAPTANGTIALYIAGQVVNVPVTSGMTTAQIATAVSAAINLIPAMPVTASVSTSTVTLTADNKGLCGNEISILFNYYGTAGGETTPTGLTYTITAMSGGATNPTLTTALGNLGNMTFDFIASPYTDTASLDAVKQFLNDQTGRWSWTQQLYGHAFGAYAGTFAAQTTLGLARNNQHETIMGFNGSPTPSWLWAAALCGQAAVSVRADPGVPLQYLPLLGVLAPPNQSQFLPSQRETLLYDGISTFTVQQDGTVLTENVITTYQLNTQGVPDNSYLEVETMFQLMLEIRTLQTMLSSKYARCKLADNNTRPAANSGLVTPNLIKSDIIALYQERADAGFVQNADAFAAALVVNKNTVNPNRVDILWPGTPVNQMRTFATLVQFRLQ; translated from the coding sequence ATGAGCACGATCCCGTTCAAAGTCATTCCGTCTGGTCTGCGGCTGCCTGGCTCGTTCTTCGAACTCGACAATTCGCAGGCCAACACCGCGCAGGGGAACCAGCGCGCGCTGATCATCGGCCAGATCACGGCTTCCGGCATCGCGACACCGAATGTCCCGATCATCTCGGGTGGCACCGGCGATGCGAACCTGCAGGGCGGGGCGAGTTCGATGCTCGCCAACATGCTGGCGGCGTATCGTCTCAATGACAGTTTCGGCGAAGTCTGGTATCTGCCGCTGGCGGATGCTGCCGGCGCCACGGCTGCGACCGGCAGCATTGCATTCACTGCTGCGCCTACCGCCAACGGTACGATCGCACTGTATATCGCCGGTCAGGTGGTGAATGTGCCGGTAACGTCGGGCATGACCACCGCGCAGATTGCCACGGCAGTCTCGGCTGCAATCAATCTGATCCCGGCAATGCCGGTCACGGCGTCTGTCTCGACCAGCACGGTTACGCTGACGGCCGACAACAAGGGTCTGTGCGGCAACGAGATCAGCATTCTCTTCAACTACTACGGCACGGCCGGTGGTGAAACGACGCCGACGGGTCTCACGTACACGATCACGGCGATGTCCGGTGGCGCGACGAACCCGACGCTGACGACGGCGCTCGGTAACCTCGGCAACATGACGTTCGACTTCATCGCGTCGCCGTACACCGACACGGCATCGCTGGATGCCGTGAAGCAGTTTCTGAACGATCAGACCGGTCGTTGGAGCTGGACGCAGCAGTTGTACGGGCACGCGTTCGGCGCGTATGCCGGCACGTTCGCCGCTCAGACCACTCTCGGCCTGGCCCGCAACAATCAGCACGAAACGATCATGGGCTTCAACGGAAGCCCGACGCCGAGCTGGTTGTGGGCTGCTGCGCTGTGCGGGCAGGCGGCCGTGAGCGTTCGCGCCGACCCGGGTGTCCCGCTGCAGTATCTGCCGCTGCTTGGTGTCCTGGCGCCTCCGAACCAATCGCAGTTCCTGCCTAGCCAGCGCGAGACGTTGCTGTATGACGGCATCTCGACTTTCACCGTGCAGCAGGACGGCACGGTGCTAACCGAGAACGTCATCACGACGTACCAGCTGAATACGCAAGGTGTTCCCGACAACAGCTACCTCGAAGTGGAAACGATGTTCCAACTGATGCTGGAGATTCGGACGCTTCAGACGATGCTGTCGTCGAAGTACGCGCGCTGCAAGCTCGCCGACAACAACACGCGGCCGGCAGCCAATTCGGGTCTTGTTACGCCGAACCTGATCAAGTCGGACATCATCGCGCTCTATCAGGAGCGTGCGGATGCTGGTTTCGTTCAGAACGCCGATGCGTTTGCTGCAGCGCTGGTGGTGAACAAAAACACAGTCAATCCGAACCGCGTCGATATTCTCTGGCCGGGCACGCCCGTGAACCAGATGCGCACGTTCGCGACGCTCGTGCAATTCCGCCTGCAGTAA